Proteins encoded in a region of the Gammaproteobacteria bacterium genome:
- a CDS encoding amino acid adenylation domain-containing protein, with the protein MKPETDSQTSANELIAWIRNYAFLHIDSRLANERRCFPPHIFLDLGNKGFFGMHISHKYGGLGLKTQDILRVMQQVAAIDLTLATVLAESIQAAHTIEKYAPKNLQLKYLPQLASGRILISGAMTEPAAGSNPRAMQATATPNGQNSWLINGHKRWVGLSPSASAIAVYVNQVDTQNKWLGMSAFLIPRETQGLHIGLDSPTMGVRGFAKNAVHLQNAQVTSEQLLGSQGEGMEIAQDNMMYTRLCLAAANVGVLKRCAQLMFRYAEQRNIATGQLLENPVTLVRLSELTTLTNAIENLIQITAELYDVDSTQVPEEAFVVSKVLASEYLGWAADILIQTLGARGYEENNIASQIFRDARTFRIFEGPTEALNMYIGSKILTPNLSLEHFFDQHLRQKNLFDEIKLAIQQAQQHVQLHKLKLFTKPLAADYWLQALAGEIVSYGLLLGATAYKLEKNHSTESKRAFEWVQNKFNEAIQKAKRISPAEASLLSSCELKNLITNYVETIGDIDQSRILDDTSLDELLKCESKNITLSFPDSTSSLLNKSNAKIEGNEQKLNLPNSNIKQQILTSSKSKRKNHFNLCIHELFENQAIHTPDAIATICYNRQLTYKELNNQANQLAHYLRRKGIGPNKLVAIYMERSLELVVGLLGILKAGGAYLPLDYNYPLKRLRFMFEDSKAEIILTQKKLMQDLPFACKEAIPLDDAADLLSQELITNPIKNNKPSDLVYVIYTSGSTGKPKGVMQTHKSLVNLLSWHMRQIPGKHSILQFTSLSFDMSFMEIFSALCSGGNSILISEKDRTDLFSLSSIIKEYSVEHLITSVAFLKKMSEVNPKPEYFKTLKEIITAGEQLVITPEMTAFFKQLPKCRLRNYYGPSETHVVTAWELPKDPDTWPIYPHIGKPIANSDIFILDNNKQLVPIDVVGEIYIGGLGLGKGYINDNNLTEKKFIQNPFSDNPEDKLYRTGDLGKYLPDGNIAFLGRIDDQVKVHGFRIELQEIESQLIQCPLIKEAVITIKENPFSDKQLIAFIIPKEKHPGESFIEDIRHYLRDHLPTYMIPSLFHVLENIPLTPSGKVDRQSLLKTEKILTFSSNKLVEPETKTEKTLVNILQNFFNTPIGVNHSIISIGGNSLLAMQIVSKLHDVFSVEIPPYSLLSDPSIAMIAQRIDNLIALKH; encoded by the coding sequence ATGAAACCTGAGACTGATAGTCAAACATCCGCAAATGAACTAATTGCTTGGATACGTAACTATGCTTTTTTGCATATCGATTCACGCCTTGCCAATGAACGCCGCTGTTTTCCTCCTCATATTTTTCTGGATTTGGGAAATAAAGGTTTTTTTGGAATGCATATATCGCATAAATATGGTGGACTGGGTTTAAAAACTCAAGATATTTTGCGTGTAATGCAGCAGGTTGCAGCAATTGATCTAACACTGGCCACTGTTCTGGCTGAAAGTATACAAGCTGCCCACACTATTGAAAAATATGCTCCAAAAAACTTACAGCTTAAATACCTACCACAATTAGCCTCGGGACGCATTTTAATTTCTGGCGCGATGACTGAACCTGCGGCAGGCTCTAATCCCCGCGCAATGCAAGCAACAGCTACCCCCAATGGTCAAAATAGTTGGCTGATAAATGGTCATAAGCGCTGGGTAGGTTTATCGCCATCAGCTAGCGCGATCGCTGTGTATGTTAACCAAGTGGATACTCAAAATAAGTGGTTGGGGATGAGTGCATTTCTTATTCCTAGAGAAACGCAGGGATTACATATAGGATTGGATTCCCCCACCATGGGAGTTCGAGGTTTTGCTAAAAATGCGGTTCATCTACAAAATGCTCAAGTAACTTCTGAACAATTACTTGGGAGCCAAGGAGAAGGCATGGAAATTGCCCAGGATAATATGATGTACACACGCCTATGTCTGGCCGCCGCAAATGTAGGCGTCCTAAAACGTTGTGCGCAATTGATGTTTCGTTATGCAGAACAACGAAATATTGCCACAGGACAGCTATTAGAAAATCCCGTTACCTTGGTTCGTTTGAGTGAATTAACAACTCTAACCAATGCAATTGAAAATTTAATTCAAATAACCGCTGAGCTATATGATGTGGACTCAACTCAAGTGCCCGAAGAAGCGTTTGTAGTTTCTAAAGTACTAGCCTCAGAATACCTCGGATGGGCAGCTGATATATTAATTCAAACATTAGGCGCTAGGGGCTATGAAGAAAATAACATAGCTTCGCAAATTTTTCGTGATGCACGTACATTTAGAATATTTGAAGGTCCGACTGAAGCGTTAAATATGTATATTGGCTCAAAAATACTTACGCCCAATCTTTCATTGGAACATTTTTTTGACCAACACTTAAGACAAAAGAATCTTTTTGATGAAATAAAACTTGCTATTCAGCAAGCACAACAGCATGTTCAACTACATAAATTAAAATTATTTACTAAGCCGCTTGCTGCAGATTACTGGTTACAAGCTTTAGCCGGCGAAATTGTTTCTTATGGCTTATTGCTTGGTGCTACGGCTTATAAGCTAGAAAAAAACCATTCAACCGAAAGCAAAAGAGCATTTGAATGGGTGCAAAATAAATTTAATGAAGCCATTCAAAAAGCAAAACGGATTTCTCCGGCTGAAGCAAGTTTACTTTCATCCTGTGAACTTAAAAATTTAATTACAAATTATGTCGAAACAATAGGCGATATAGACCAATCCCGCATACTTGATGATACTTCTCTCGACGAATTATTAAAATGTGAATCTAAAAATATTACCCTGTCTTTTCCAGATTCTACTTCAAGTCTTTTAAATAAATCTAATGCCAAAATAGAAGGAAATGAACAAAAACTGAATTTGCCAAATTCAAACATTAAACAACAAATACTAACATCATCGAAATCTAAAAGAAAAAACCACTTCAATTTATGTATTCATGAGTTATTTGAAAACCAGGCAATCCACACACCCGATGCAATAGCAACAATCTGTTACAATAGACAGCTAACCTACAAGGAGCTTAATAATCAAGCCAATCAGTTAGCACATTATTTGCGAAGAAAAGGCATTGGCCCCAACAAATTAGTAGCTATTTATATGGAACGTTCCTTAGAGCTAGTTGTGGGATTATTAGGAATATTAAAGGCCGGAGGAGCCTATCTACCATTAGATTATAATTATCCTCTTAAACGTTTACGATTTATGTTTGAGGACTCAAAAGCTGAAATTATTTTAACCCAAAAGAAATTAATGCAAGATTTACCCTTTGCATGCAAAGAAGCCATTCCATTAGATGATGCAGCTGATTTACTTTCTCAAGAACTAATTACTAATCCAATTAAAAATAATAAACCTTCTGATCTAGTATATGTCATTTATACTTCAGGTTCGACCGGAAAACCCAAAGGAGTCATGCAAACACATAAATCTCTAGTAAATTTACTTTCCTGGCATATGAGGCAAATACCTGGAAAACATAGTATCCTACAATTTACCAGCCTAAGTTTTGATATGAGTTTCATGGAAATATTTTCTGCTCTTTGTTCAGGAGGAAATTCGATACTAATCTCGGAAAAAGATCGCACGGATTTATTTAGCTTAAGCAGCATTATCAAAGAATATTCAGTGGAACACTTAATAACTTCTGTGGCCTTTCTCAAAAAAATGTCCGAAGTTAACCCTAAACCAGAATATTTTAAAACCCTGAAAGAAATAATTACTGCTGGAGAACAATTAGTAATAACTCCTGAAATGACAGCTTTTTTTAAACAACTACCTAAATGTAGATTAAGAAACTACTACGGCCCCTCAGAAACTCATGTTGTTACCGCTTGGGAACTACCCAAGGATCCCGACACCTGGCCCATTTATCCTCATATTGGCAAACCTATTGCTAATTCGGACATTTTTATATTGGACAATAATAAGCAATTAGTTCCTATTGATGTGGTGGGTGAAATATATATAGGTGGCCTCGGTTTGGGGAAAGGATATATTAATGATAACAATTTAACTGAGAAAAAGTTTATTCAAAATCCTTTCAGTGATAACCCGGAAGATAAATTATACCGCACCGGCGATTTAGGTAAGTATTTACCTGATGGCAATATTGCTTTTTTAGGTAGAATAGACGATCAAGTAAAAGTTCATGGCTTTAGAATCGAACTTCAAGAAATAGAATCACAGCTTATTCAGTGTCCTTTAATTAAAGAAGCCGTAATTACTATAAAAGAAAACCCCTTTTCAGATAAACAATTAATTGCTTTTATTATTCCAAAAGAAAAACATCCTGGAGAAAGTTTTATTGAGGACATTCGTCATTATTTAAGAGACCATTTACCTACGTATATGATCCCCTCGTTATTTCATGTTTTAGAAAACATACCCTTAACCCCTAGTGGAAAAGTTGATCGTCAATCTTTATTAAAAACTGAAAAAATATTAACTTTTTCTTCTAATAAGCTCGTAGAACCTGAAACAAAAACCGAAAAGACATTAGTCAATATTTTACAGAATTTTTTTAATACACCTATTGGGGTCAACCATAGCATTATATCAATCGGCGGTAATTCGTTATTGGCAATGCAAATTGTGTCTAAATTGCACGATGTATTTTCTGTTGAAATACCACCATACAGTTTGTTATCCGATCCCTCAATTGCAATGATCGCCCAACGCATTGACAATTTAATCGCCCTAAAACATTAA
- a CDS encoding ATP-binding protein — protein MQKSIPQINCPSIYEQVLQYSDNLIIILSEDLHIIDINPTALKTFHWKKNQILNKSIASLCKKGGINPFIKSYPIKAIKKMIQVISDGKKLQMCWHIIPIEESFDQKKQLLLIGKQAADFSQKEFEAMQLDNIIRYTPHLFYWKDKNSIYQGCNDEFAKLAGLKSRHDVVGKSDSELIWKDRASLYTKIDQEVLNTKKPQLNIEEEIVVSGNKIITAISNKVPLFDNNKRVIGVLGITTDITARKEMEEALQVAKEKAEAANIAKTQFLANISHDIRTPLVGIQGIAMLLAKTLPEKMKAEANSIVHASSDLLNLLNEVISLAQLETGKVRQQLVAFNLKKLFSNIVTTFQPSIKKKGLKIDLNYSDDLPTLFKGNRMYLNRIILNLVSNALKFTQKGYIRINIEPDKLNKPSNSKKRAIKFSVIDTGIGIPKKYQQYIFESFTRLNPSYEGVYKGSGLGLHITKQFVEQLGGIIDVDSEPGQGSTFTVHVKLDAIDKLTEQELIAENEFTEKLLEESIVENVLVEPQQLEIKQTLIQKNADVHGLLVEDNPLIQKVSALTLNEIGCFVDIATNGQEALQMAARKSYDIIFMDIGLPDIDGCKVSSKIRAQPDLPNYTTPIIALTAHMDASSKDLCLASGMNAVITKPLTKPQGYYLFKRYLHKKYLSKKPNEMTTKFNSDDTSLEIRESSVIDLDDGAKVLNKNHAEAINMLDLFAKSLSEEQPSLAAAFLQQDWQRLQYNVHRLYGSTCFCGVPRLRAAAKNLETAFVKNEHEQIVPLYEKLDLEIQAFFQAYQAMKKT, from the coding sequence ATGCAAAAAAGTATTCCACAAATTAATTGTCCCAGCATTTATGAACAAGTTCTACAATATTCGGATAATTTGATTATTATTCTCTCTGAAGATTTACATATTATCGACATTAACCCTACAGCCTTAAAAACTTTTCACTGGAAGAAAAATCAGATACTAAACAAAAGCATAGCGTCCCTTTGCAAAAAAGGAGGTATTAATCCATTTATTAAATCTTATCCAATTAAGGCCATTAAAAAAATGATTCAAGTTATATCTGATGGAAAAAAACTTCAGATGTGCTGGCATATAATTCCGATTGAGGAATCTTTCGATCAGAAAAAGCAATTACTATTAATTGGCAAACAAGCAGCCGATTTTAGCCAAAAAGAATTTGAAGCGATGCAACTTGATAATATAATAAGATACACTCCTCATCTTTTCTATTGGAAGGATAAAAATAGTATTTATCAAGGATGTAATGATGAATTTGCAAAATTAGCCGGCTTAAAATCTAGACATGACGTAGTTGGGAAGAGTGATTCTGAACTTATATGGAAAGACCGTGCAAGTCTGTATACAAAAATTGACCAAGAGGTGCTAAATACTAAAAAACCACAACTCAATATTGAAGAAGAAATTGTTGTTTCTGGAAACAAAATTATAACAGCCATATCAAATAAAGTTCCTTTATTTGATAATAATAAACGGGTTATTGGTGTGCTAGGAATTACTACAGATATTACTGCACGAAAAGAAATGGAAGAAGCATTACAAGTTGCTAAAGAAAAAGCAGAAGCTGCCAATATCGCAAAAACACAATTTTTAGCTAACATCAGTCATGATATTCGCACACCATTAGTTGGAATTCAAGGCATTGCTATGCTTTTGGCCAAAACTTTACCAGAAAAAATGAAAGCAGAAGCCAACTCTATAGTCCATGCGAGTAGTGATTTACTTAATTTGCTCAATGAAGTTATTAGTTTAGCGCAATTAGAAACCGGTAAGGTTCGCCAACAACTCGTTGCTTTTAATTTGAAAAAACTATTCTCTAACATTGTTACTACATTTCAACCTTCAATTAAAAAGAAAGGATTGAAAATTGATCTCAATTACTCTGATGATCTCCCGACTTTGTTTAAAGGCAATCGTATGTATCTCAATAGAATTATTCTTAATCTCGTTAGCAATGCTTTGAAGTTTACACAAAAAGGCTATATTAGAATTAATATTGAACCAGACAAATTAAATAAACCTTCAAATTCAAAAAAGAGAGCTATTAAATTTAGTGTCATTGATACTGGGATAGGAATACCTAAAAAATACCAACAATATATTTTTGAAAGCTTCACACGTTTAAATCCTTCATATGAGGGAGTTTATAAAGGAAGCGGCTTGGGTTTGCATATAACAAAACAATTTGTAGAACAATTAGGTGGAATTATTGACGTAGACAGTGAGCCTGGCCAAGGTTCCACATTTACTGTCCATGTTAAATTAGACGCTATCGATAAATTAACTGAACAAGAACTTATTGCCGAAAATGAATTTACTGAAAAATTATTAGAAGAATCAATCGTTGAAAATGTACTTGTTGAACCTCAGCAACTCGAAATTAAACAAACTCTGATACAGAAAAATGCAGATGTTCACGGTCTTTTAGTCGAAGATAATCCACTGATTCAAAAGGTTTCTGCTTTAACCTTAAATGAAATTGGCTGTTTTGTAGATATTGCTACAAATGGCCAAGAAGCTTTGCAAATGGCAGCGCGCAAAAGTTATGATATTATTTTTATGGACATAGGGCTCCCTGATATTGATGGTTGTAAGGTGAGTAGCAAAATCCGTGCGCAGCCGGATTTACCAAATTATACAACGCCCATTATCGCATTGACCGCACATATGGATGCCAGTAGCAAAGACCTATGTTTAGCCTCAGGAATGAATGCAGTAATTACCAAACCGTTAACAAAGCCACAAGGATACTACTTATTTAAACGTTATCTGCATAAGAAGTATTTATCCAAAAAACCAAATGAAATGACAACAAAATTTAATTCTGATGATACATCTCTAGAAATAAGAGAGTCTTCCGTTATTGATTTAGATGATGGCGCTAAAGTCCTTAATAAGAATCATGCGGAAGCTATTAATATGCTAGATTTATTCGCTAAATCTTTATCTGAAGAACAACCAAGTTTAGCCGCAGCTTTTTTACAGCAAGATTGGCAAAGGCTTCAATATAATGTGCATCGTCTATATGGCAGCACTTGCTTTTGTGGTGTACCACGCTTGCGCGCTGCAGCGAAAAATTTAGAAACAGCTTTTGTAAAAAATGAACATGAACAAATAGTTCCTTTATATGAAAAGCTAGACCTAGAGATTCAAGCTTTTTTCCAGGCATATCAAGCCATGAAAAAGACATAA